TGCCAAAGGCAAAAGTCATGGCAATATCGCGTCCCATGCCCGAAATGCGACTTAACAAGGTCCCGCTGAAAAAGTGTTTGGCAGACCGAAAAAGAGTATAGGGAGAGTCAGAGTTTTTGCTATTCATGCCGCCCATCTTAAAAAGAAAAAATCCCGATTGTCAACAAGAGTTTCTCTTTGATAAGATAACGGCTCATTATAATAAAAGGATAGATGGATGAAAACAGAAAAATTATGGCTGGGAGCTCATACTTCTGCTGCAGGCGGAGTACAAAATGCTTTATTAGAAGGCAAGCAGATAGGTGCCTCAATCGTTCAACTTTTTACGAGCAATCAAAAAAGATGGGAAGGGAAAGTTTTAGGAGAAAAAGAGATCCAAGCGTGGCAAAAAGCATTGGAGGAAACCGGGATTGAGCAGGTTATGAGCCACGATAGCTATCTGATTAATCTTGGATCGCCGAATGGAGAAGTTTTAGAGAAGAGCAAAAAAGCTTTTAGGGAAGAGGCGATTCGTTGTCAGCAGCTAGGTATTTCCTATTTAAATTTCCATCCAGGAGCGGCACTTCAGGGGGGTGAGCAGCAATGCTTAGATTGTATTTGCGAGAGTTTAATAGGAATGCAAGATTTACTGGAAAATAGCTCCACCCGTCTACTTTTAGAAGCTACAGCGGGGCAAGGATCCGCGGTAGGCTGGCGATTTGAGCATCTCGCCTACATCATCAATCAAGTTCAGCATAAGCTTCCAATTGGGGTGTGTATTGATACCTGCCATATTTTTGCAGCTGGGTATGATATTCGGACACCTGCTGCTTGGAACGCAACTTTAGAGGAATTTGATCGAGTAGTAGGATTGAATCACCTTTATGCCTTTCATTTAAACGATTCGGCAAAAGGGCTAGGCTCGCGCGTGGATCGACATCAACCTCTTGGAAAAGGGCAAATTGGAATTGAATCGTTTCAGTTTTTAATGAAGGATTCGAGAACCAAAGATCTCCCCAAATATCTGGAGACGCCAGGAGGGACAGAATTATGGGAAGTTGAGATTCAAATGTTACAGGATTTTGCGAAGCATCCCTCTTCGCGCGACTAAAATTATAGAAAAAGGCACACATCTATGCGTATAAAAATTAAACAACTGAAAAATCCTCCCCCTGATAAACCTTCCCCTATAGGAAGTGAAGTGATGCTCAAAGGGTGGGTAAGAACCGTTCGCAATCAAAAAACTTTTACCTTTATTGAAATTAACGATGGGTCTACCTTATCTAATTTCCAAGTCATTGCCAATCCAGACCTTCCCAACTATGAGAAAACCATACAAGAATTAAGTACGGGAGCCTCTGTTGCAATTCAAGGCACTGTTGTCGAAAGCCCAGGTAAAAATCAGTCTTTAGAACTCGTGGCAAAAGAGATTCGAATGATGGGGAGCTGCGATCCAGAGACTTATCCCCTTCAGAAAAAGCGGCACTCTTATGAGTTTTTGCGCACAATCGCCCACCTGCGGCCACGCACCAATACCTTAGGCGCTGTAGCACGGATCCGGAATGCGCTGTCTTTTGCAACTCATCTCTTTTTCCAAACAAAAGGCTTTCTCTATGTACATACGCCGATTATCACCTCGTCGGATTGTGAAGGTGCAGGGAAAATGTTTCGCGTCACAACTTTAGATCCTGACTCTTTGCCTAAAACAAAAGAGGGCAAGGTTGATTATTCCAGGGATTTTTTTGAAAAACCTACCTATCTTACGGTTTCAGGGCAGCTAGAAGGGGAAATTTATGCGTGTGCGCTATCAGATATTTACACGTTTGGACCCACTTTCCGAGCAGAAAATTCCAACACCTCGCGGCACCTAGCAGAATTTTGGATGATCGAGCCAGAGATGGCTTTTGCAGATATTAATGATGACATGGATTGTGCCGAGCAATACTTAAAATACACCATCCAGCATGTATTAGAGCATTGCCAAGAAGATATTGATTTCTTTAATCAATATGTCTCTTCGGGTTTGCGCGAACGGCTTGAGCACATTGTGAATACACCCTTTGAGCGGGCGTCTTATAGTTATGCCATTCGGATCTTGGAAAAAGCTAACAAGCCTTTTGAATATCCAGTCAAATGGGGCGCAGATTTACAATCTGAGCATGAAAGATTTTTGGCCGAAGAATATTTTTCTAAGCCTGTCATTCTTACAGATTATCCAAAAGAGATTAAATCGTTTTACATGCGCTTAAACGATGATGAGAAGACGGTTGCGGCAATGGATGTTTTGGTTCCTCGCATTGGAGAAATTATTGGAGGAAGCCAAAGGGAAGATCGATTAGATTACTTAAAGCAGCGTTTAATCGAGAACAATTTGAAAGAAGAGGATTACTGGTGGTATTTAGAGCTGAGAAAATATGGATCTGTGCCACATGCAGGATTTGGTCTTGGCTTTGAGCGCCTTGTGCAATTTGTAACAGGCATTGAGAATATTCGAGATGCTATTCCTTTCCCCCGGTTCCCAGGAAAAGCGGAATTCTAATTCGCGAGCATGCCCAGTGATAACTGGGCATTCTTCTATCTTCAAGTCACTTTATAAAAAATGGGTCTTTTTAATGACCAGCGATGATAGGCATACCAGCTTCCTAAAACAGCCAAAGCAAGAGCCCAAATAATTGAACCGGGCGCGTTTACAAACGGATAAGGTTTTTGAGGAGGAGGCCCCCAACGCTCTCCTGGTGGCCATATGATTAGCCAAGGAGCCCCCTGGATATTATCCTCTGGAATAAAGCCAAAGATACGACTATCTGCACTCATGGCATGATTATCGCCTAAGCCAAAGTAAGATTTAGCCGGAACTTTTACACCAAAAGTGCGAATAAAATCGACATCCACTTTTCCCTCTTTTAAAGGGGGACCATAATCCTTGAAGGCAATATAAGGAAGCCTTTCGCTAGAGGTCTCTTCTCGTTTTTTCTCTCTGTGGTTAAATTCTTGAAGCGCTGGATCCTCTTTAGTCAGAAGCAAAGCCCCTAACACGTATAAATCGCCATTGCGGAAATAAGCATATCGATTGGGATAAGCGGCCTGATTTTTTGATAAAGGGTTGTAGCTCGTATCCATCTCAATGCCTAAATTAAACAATTTTTGAATATTTGCAGGGGTTGTGTCATAAAGCACCGAATTTTCCGGCAGAGGGGAAGTAATGCCTCCAAATCCAACCTGAAGCCCCTTTCCGTAGTAAAATTCGTAAGTTCCATCTGGCAAACCTGGAAAAGCAGGGCTGCTAGGGGTTGCATGTGCTTGTCCGAGTCGTCTTCCTCGTCCATCTTTTACGATAAAACGTGCCGTGTACATGTTATCCATTAACGTTTTGAGATGGTGCTCATTTAAAGGAAGGAGGGCGGTTTGCACATTCAATAAAAGATGCAAAGGGGTGTGGGGTAAAAACTGCCTTCCAGGAGGAGGGGTTAAAGAAGGGGTATGTCTAAGCTCTAGGTAAAGGACGCCTTCTCCAACTTCATGGGGGTCAATGGGGGTGAGCTTTTTAACTTCTTCTTTGGTCAGCAGGCGTGCCATTGCAAAGTTTCGCATGCCAAAAAAGTCGCTGTAGGTTTCCAGGTTTTGGTGTGCTCTAAGGGGGGCTAAAGGTTGGTCTTTAACCCATTCTTTCCCATTAAAAATTTCGCCACGAATGGTCCCCATAGGGGATAAGGAAATGCGGCCAAGCGGTTGATTCATGTGGGAAAATACAATTTGGTTTTGTGCGGCCATTTTAACAGAGCCCTCGAATTGTAAAAAAGGGATATGTTCCAAGCGATGCATCCAAGGAGCATTCAGAAGGTCTTCATCTAGTTTGCCAGCTTGATCCACCAGGTAGATTTTACCTCCATAAAAATAAAGCGCATCGCCCGGTTTCCCAATCATCCGCTTAATATACCGTTTTTTGTAAGGAAAAATCCCGAAGTAGGTCGTTTCTGTATCTGTAAGAGGCATATGATCAGGTGCGAAAATAAAGATACTGGAACGTTGAACGAGTTTGGGATCAAACATGAAATGGGCGGATTGAAGGGGAACATTAATGCCAAAGGCCGTTTTTGATACAGTCACATG
This genomic interval from Parachlamydia sp. AcF125 contains the following:
- a CDS encoding deoxyribonuclease IV: MKTEKLWLGAHTSAAGGVQNALLEGKQIGASIVQLFTSNQKRWEGKVLGEKEIQAWQKALEETGIEQVMSHDSYLINLGSPNGEVLEKSKKAFREEAIRCQQLGISYLNFHPGAALQGGEQQCLDCICESLIGMQDLLENSSTRLLLEATAGQGSAVGWRFEHLAYIINQVQHKLPIGVCIDTCHIFAAGYDIRTPAAWNATLEEFDRVVGLNHLYAFHLNDSAKGLGSRVDRHQPLGKGQIGIESFQFLMKDSRTKDLPKYLETPGGTELWEVEIQMLQDFAKHPSSRD
- the asnS gene encoding asparagine--tRNA ligase, which produces MRIKIKQLKNPPPDKPSPIGSEVMLKGWVRTVRNQKTFTFIEINDGSTLSNFQVIANPDLPNYEKTIQELSTGASVAIQGTVVESPGKNQSLELVAKEIRMMGSCDPETYPLQKKRHSYEFLRTIAHLRPRTNTLGAVARIRNALSFATHLFFQTKGFLYVHTPIITSSDCEGAGKMFRVTTLDPDSLPKTKEGKVDYSRDFFEKPTYLTVSGQLEGEIYACALSDIYTFGPTFRAENSNTSRHLAEFWMIEPEMAFADINDDMDCAEQYLKYTIQHVLEHCQEDIDFFNQYVSSGLRERLEHIVNTPFERASYSYAIRILEKANKPFEYPVKWGADLQSEHERFLAEEYFSKPVILTDYPKEIKSFYMRLNDDEKTVAAMDVLVPRIGEIIGGSQREDRLDYLKQRLIENNLKEEDYWWYLELRKYGSVPHAGFGLGFERLVQFVTGIENIRDAIPFPRFPGKAEF
- the lepB gene encoding signal peptidase I gives rise to the protein MKQAYAWYKKKGKTLPPDQLTHFENELQKLDQALLAGNREEADSYARKLEKFCETHFKKNGWDYGVELIVALVFALLAATLIRQVWFEPFEIPTGSMRPTFKEQDHVTVSKTAFGINVPLQSAHFMFDPKLVQRSSIFIFAPDHMPLTDTETTYFGIFPYKKRYIKRMIGKPGDALYFYGGKIYLVDQAGKLDEDLLNAPWMHRLEHIPFLQFEGSVKMAAQNQIVFSHMNQPLGRISLSPMGTIRGEIFNGKEWVKDQPLAPLRAHQNLETYSDFFGMRNFAMARLLTKEEVKKLTPIDPHEVGEGVLYLELRHTPSLTPPPGRQFLPHTPLHLLLNVQTALLPLNEHHLKTLMDNMYTARFIVKDGRGRRLGQAHATPSSPAFPGLPDGTYEFYYGKGLQVGFGGITSPLPENSVLYDTTPANIQKLFNLGIEMDTSYNPLSKNQAAYPNRYAYFRNGDLYVLGALLLTKEDPALQEFNHREKKREETSSERLPYIAFKDYGPPLKEGKVDVDFIRTFGVKVPAKSYFGLGDNHAMSADSRIFGFIPEDNIQGAPWLIIWPPGERWGPPPQKPYPFVNAPGSIIWALALAVLGSWYAYHRWSLKRPIFYKVT